A section of the Pseudovibrio sp. M1P-2-3 genome encodes:
- a CDS encoding GNAT family N-acetyltransferase: MGELKIRVLYHEDAPALAPLIAENAQAVRRGAPRRPDEVYAERILGDRNAEIIGAFEKNTLVGFAIFFDLPDLLTGYRIGQLDDIYVQPDHQNKGIGKGLINHIIHAGENREWSHVRWMVSENKDFGSDLFKKIAKPSEEKSYTITLKKLTEPEYTVV; encoded by the coding sequence ATGGGTGAGCTGAAGATAAGAGTACTTTACCACGAAGATGCTCCGGCACTTGCTCCGCTGATTGCTGAAAATGCACAGGCCGTCCGCCGCGGTGCTCCTCGTCGCCCGGACGAAGTTTATGCTGAGAGAATTTTAGGCGATAGAAACGCAGAAATCATTGGTGCATTTGAGAAGAATACCCTTGTCGGCTTCGCTATATTCTTTGATTTACCTGACCTTCTAACTGGTTACAGAATTGGTCAACTAGACGATATCTATGTTCAACCTGACCACCAGAACAAAGGCATCGGGAAAGGCCTGATAAATCATATCATTCATGCTGGCGAGAACCGAGAGTGGTCTCATGTGCGCTGGATGGTGTCAGAGAACAAAGATTTCGGCAGTGATCTCTTCAAAAAGATCGCCAAACCAAGCGAAGAGAAAAGCTATACAATAACTCTCAAGAAATTGACTGAACCTGAATACACAGTGGTTTAA